The Anas acuta chromosome 2, bAnaAcu1.1, whole genome shotgun sequence genome contains a region encoding:
- the MRPL32 gene encoding large ribosomal subunit protein bL32m encodes MAAPLLGLGGLLRRCWGRLLRAAAPAPHWGPALAVQGPACLPEPAEGPGEGSEGLLGSVLWMAAPKKRRTIEVNRCRRRNPTNLIKIKRNIDVCPECGNLKEKHVLCGHCYAQVKAETRQIRKEMGKKEGGPFNAPTVETVVLYEGEKPTEKDEGKRIIERARKRPSWFTQN; translated from the exons ATGGCGGCTCCGCTGCTGGGGCTCGGCGGGCTGCTGCGGCGCTGCTGGGGCCGCCTGCTGCGAGCCGCGGCGCCCGCGCCGCACTGGG GGCCAGCTCTAGCTGTCCAAGGGCCCGCGTGTCTCCCCGAGCCAGCAGAAGGCCCCGGAGAAGGCAGCGAGGGCCTCTTGGGCAGCGTCCTGTGGATGGCGGCGCCCAAGAAGCGGCGTACCATCGAGGTGAACCGCTGCAGGCGGAGAAATCCCACAAATCTCATCAAAATAAAG agaaacATAGATGTTTGCCCTGAGTGTGGAAACTTGAAAGAGAAGCATGTCCTGTGTGGCCATTGTTACGCACAGGTCAAAGCAGAAACTCGGCAGATTCGGAAGGAAATGGGTAAAAAGGAAGGAGGACCATTTAATGCTCCTACTGTAGAGACTGTAGTCTTATATGAGGGAGAAAAGCccacagaaaaagatgaaggCAAGCGGATCATCGAAAGAGCCAGGAAGCGTCCGTCGTGGTTTACTCAAAATTAA